The Syntrophobotulus glycolicus DSM 8271 DNA window ATCCCACATCCGGTTCTCTTATCTGCTCCAATAACCGCTTTTTACTCCAAAGCTGAGGCTGAATTATTCTTTCTGCAGTCTCAGCTTCGCTTTCCGCTTATTGCGCTGGCTTGATATTGTCGATCTCAAACATGGACGGTGTATCTGTAAAGACATAATCTTCAATTTTATCCTGATTAAACAATATCATGTCCTTTCCATAGTACAGCGGCAATTCAAGCACATTGTCATTGCTGAAATTGAGAATCCTGCCGAATAACTCATTCACTTTCGCTTGATCATTGGTCACCAGGGTTTCCTGAATATCCGCCAGGAACTTGTCGTTTCCCGCGATAGCCTTTAACGACGGGGTATGAGGTGAAGAATTGATCATTTTGGGGAAGTTTATTTGCGGTTCCGTATTTTCTTCGGTTCCCCAGATGATCAGCCCGTAATTGCCGGCCACCCCTTCCTTCCACCAGGTCATCATATCCTGTCCCTGAGTCTGAACATCGATTCCGATTCCCTTCAGCTGGCTTTTTATTGTTGTTGCCAGCATTTTATTCATCGCTTCACCGGAATCATAGGTTAACTTAAAGGAAAGAGTCTTGCCGTCCTTTTCACGCAGGCCGGTGCTCCTATTCATTTTCCAGCCCGCGCTGTCCAGCAGCTGTTCCGCTTTTCCTTTGTCGTAAGTGCGGACAGTATTAAGCTTTACATCTGAAAGGAAATTGCCGTCAGGGAAAAGGTCCGGAGCAGGATTCTGATTACCGTAAAACAATCCGTCGCAAATAGCCTGTTTATCAATACCGTAGGCCATTGCTTCCCGGACGGATTTGTCTGAAAGCATCGGATTTACCGCATTCAGGACAACACTGACTGTTTTGGTGTCAACGGGGGACACGATGCCTTTGATCTTATCGTGGGCGGTAGCCTGCTTGTAATCGTCCCAGGAAATGAGCGTGCTGCCGTAAATCATGTCAATCTCCCCTTTTTGCAAGGCAAGCAGGCGGGCGGAGGCTTCCGGTATATACTTTACGATGATTTCATCGTAATAGGGCTCCTCTCCCCAGTAGTTTTTGTTCTTCACAAACTGAACGTACTCGCCGTCTTTAACCTCGCTGTAGACATAAGGCCCTGTTCCGACAACTCCCTTCATGGTTTGAAAATTACCTTCTTCAATAACCTTGGGTGAAACGCAAACCATAACTTCACGATAGGCGAAATCGTTCAGATAACCAAAATAAGGGGTGCCATAACGGAAGGTAACGGTATAATCATCGACAACTTCAATTTCCTTGATATTGACTACTCCCATCCACGCACGGAAATTAGGATTTTTATTTTTGGAAATAAAGTTGTCTTTCACTGCCTGGGCGTTGAATTTCTCGCCATCGTGAAAGGTGACGTCTTCTCTCAGCTTAAAAGTCAGGTCACAGCCGTTTTCAGAAAAACTCCAGCTTTTGGCAAGCCATGGTTCAATTTTACCGTCCTCGTATTTTACAAGTTCTTCATAGCAAAGTCTTGTTGCCGAAAGATTTTGAGCATCCATATTGAGCGGATACAGCGTAGTCAGCTCCGCCCCGACCGCCAAGGTAAGCGTTTTTTTCTCCTTTCCGCTGGTCGCTTCACTGGAAGGATTGCCGCAGCCTGCAAATACGGTGCTGAGCAGCACCAAGCAGATGCCAAGGGGCAGTAACCTGGACATAAATTTGTTTTTCATTCTTACTCCTTTCCTGAATTAAAAAAAGATTTATTGTGCAACGCCCTCACGGGCAATTCTGCCGTTTTTCATCACAAGCACTTTATCGGAAATTCTATAGGCACCGGCTTTATGATGCGTGATCAAAAGACATCCGAATCGGTACTCTTTATGATAGGCTTCAAGCAAACCCAAAACCGAATTTTGGGAAATTAAATCCAGCCCGCCCAATACCTCGTCAAGCACAAGATATTTGGGGTGCACGGATAAGGCGCGAAGCAGGGACAGCCTTCGCTGTTCACCGCCTGAAAGTTGTTTTGTCGGTACTTTCAGAAGCTTTTTATCCATTCCCACAAGTGACATCAGTTCAAAAATGCGTTTTTTCCTTTCGGATTTGCTCAGGCCGGTTAAGTTAACAAGAGCTTCTTCAACATTATGATAAACCGAAAGCTTTGGGTTCAGTGTTCCGCCGGTATCTTGAAACACAGCCTGGATTTTGCTGCGGAACTGACGGTATTCAGACGGCTTTAACTCCGGAACACTGCGGCCATCCAACACAACCTTGCCGGAATCAGGTTTTTCAATTCCTAAAACGATTCTCGCCAGCGTGCTTTTGCCTGTTCCTGATTCACCGGTTACGGATACCAATTGGCCGGGTGATATTTTCAAATTGATATCAGACAGCACACTGAACATCGCGCCCTTATGATCGGAGTAGTTCTTATTCAAGCGTTCAATTCGTATTCCGTCCATATGAAGTTCCTTTCTTCCACTTTTCTATGGGCTGCCGCAAATTCTCTTGTCCACTTTTCCCGCGGTGCCGAAAGCAGTTTTTCCATCGTCCCTGTTTCAGTTATTTTGCCATGCTCCATGACAAACACGGTTTCACATAGTGCACTTAAAGCGTCAACATCATGTGAAAGGAAAAGAATACCCGTCTTTTCTCTCTGCTTTTTCAAAATCCGCGTCAATATTTCCCGGTTATCCTCATCCAGCGCACTTGTCGGTTCATCTGCCAGTATGTATTCCGGTTGGAGGGCCAGCATCAAGGCCACGGCGATCCGCTGCAGCATCCCCCCTGATAATTGCCCCGGATAACTTCGGAGAATTCTTTTGCAGTCTTTTAAATTAAGCGCCATCAGCTTTTCTGCATTTAAACTGTCAGCATCACTTTTGGAAATTCCGAGACGAATAGAAAGGGTTTCCCTCATCTGTGTGCCGATTTTCACTCTCGGATCAAATGCAGTCATGGGATTTTGGGGAATAAACCCGATGGTTTTACCGCATAATTCCCTCCGTTCCTTTGTGCCCAATTTGCTTATCTCCTCGTTATCCACTACAATACGTCCTTTAATCATAGAACAATTTCTGTCCAGCATTCCCATAATGCTTTTCAGCAGAGTTGTTTTCCCTGAACCGGAGGCTCCGGTCAAACCTATTATGTGGCCCGACGCAACAGCAAGAGAAGCATTGTCAAGCAGCAGCATGCCGTTTCTGGCTTTAACCGATAAACCATCGACTTTAAGCATAATAGCCACCTTCTTTCGAGGCTGCACGTCCAAGCAAATGAAAAGACAGTGTGCTCAAAAAAATGAATACCACAGGATAAAGCGTCAGTCCCGGATAAGACAGCATCATCTGGTTGGAATCAGACACCATTGACCCCCAATCAATAACATGATCACCGAGGCCAAGGCCAATAAATGAGAATCCGACAATCGCCAGCACCATATCCGCGCAGGATAAGCAAATAAACCTTATCACGTCCGAAACCAGATTAGGCAGTATCTGCCAGAACAAAACTCTCAGCCTTCCCGCACCGGAGGTAACAGCACACATAACATAGGCACGGCCCATTTCAATTTCGGCTCTTGTTTTGACTAATTTGATCAGTCGCAAAAAGAGCGAGAGAGTGATGGCAACCAGCATTGTTAAAATACCATTACCCCAGGCGGCTATAAAAATAATTAAGTAGGCGATGGGCGGAATTGCGGTTACAGCATTCAAAATGCTTTCAAACAATACTCCCTGTTTGTCTTTAGGCCTGCTGATCAGCAATCCGGTAACCATACCTAAAATGGCGACACAAAGACAGCCGAGTGCAACAATTCCGATGGTTGTTCTGCCTCCGTACAAAAGACGGGAAAGTGTACATCTTCCAAGAATATCGGTGCCAAGCGGATACGCTGAACAAGGCCGCACCAGTCTGTTTGCCATATCAGCAAAATACGGATCGTTTGGCGCAAACAAATATCCAAAGCAGCACAAAGCTAAAACCAAGATTGGACCACCTATCTGTAAGATCTTTATTCGTTTCATTCTTTTGCCTCCTTGATACGAATATCCCGTCTGAGATACCATTGAAGAATTGTTGCCGCAAAATCAAGCAGCACAAGCATGATGGCAAGAAACAGTACGGAGGCGTGGATAAGGGGAGCATCACGATTAATCACGCTGTGTACAATCAAATAGCCGAGCCCCGGTAGTGAAAACACACGCTCAACAATTGCAGCCCCCGCCAGACAAAGTCCGATCATCTGAGCAAAATTCGGCACTAAATCAATGACCGCATGCGGCAGAGCGTGAAAAAGCAATATCCGCTCTTCCTTCAACCCTCTGCATCGCGCGAAAAAAACATAATCCTCATTCATTTCTTTTTCTAAGCTTCCGGCAAGCATTTGTGAGTAAAACGCAGCCCCGCCGACCGACAGGCAAAGCGCGGCAGGCAGATACTTCATCAGTCCGGTGTTGCCCGTAACCGAAATAAAATCGGACTGAAAAGCAAAATACTGGATAAAGAGCAGCGCGAGATAGAAAGCAGGAATAGAAATCCCAATAATACTGAGTACAGTCAGGGCCTTTCCCGCCAGTCTTTCTCTTGTCAAGTATTGCAGACAGCCGAACAACAGCACACCGCTTATCATTAAAACGGCTGAAACACCAACCACGCGCAGACTTACCGGAATTGACTTGGAAAGCTCCGTTAAAACAGGTTTACCGCTTGCCAGGGAAATGCCGAATTCGCCGCCGAGGGCATCCTTTACCCATGTGAAATATTGAATCGCCAAAGGCTTATCGAGCCCCAATTCTATCCGAGCTGCGGTAATTTGTTCTTCTGTGACAATTGCCGAATTGCGCATCACATAAGCGGCCGCAGGATCTACCGGCGATAAACGCATAAGCATAAAGGACAGCAAGGTGACAAACAACAAAGAAAATATCATCACTGATATTCTCCTTGCCATGTAACGCCACTGTTTTACCTTCAACATCTGCCACCTCTGGTATTACTTGATTAAGTTAGCTCATTCTAACTTTGCCGCAATAAAAAATGCCCCGGGACGGGTGCATTAACCTGAAATAACCATACCCCATATGTACAATAGCATAACGTGGAACAAAAACGTTAATCCCCAAAGTCGGATTCAGTCCCTTGAAGACAAAATTTTCTTCTGTAGTCGGAAGGGGATAATTTCATTGCCTTTTGAAAAACCGACGAAAACTTGGCCGGATTTTTGTAGCCTATTTTTTCGGATATTTCAGCTATACTTAATGAAGAATTTCTGAGCATTTCGGCAGCCGCCTGCAATCTGTACTCCCGCATATAGGTAAGAATCGGAACACCATAGATCCCTTTAAAGCATAATTTCATAGAAGTTATAGGGATAGAGAATTTTTTAGATAATTCAACGAGTTTATAACGATTTTCCAGATGTTCAATTAAGAATTTCCGCATCTCTTTTATGGTATCCACCTGAGGCTTGTAAAAATACTGTCTTTTCTCAGTTATTTTTGTCTCATCAATAGAACTTAAAAACATAAAAAGTTCCACAAGTTTGAGCTTAATATATCCCTCACGCATTTCATCCGGCGCATTATACAGCTCAGAAAAAATATGTTGGATTGAATCTGTCGCCCGCATAATGAAGCGGCCGGTATCCGATGCGGTTTTCTTTCGGATTCGTTCAAAATCTATTTTGACATTTCCTAAAGTGTCAAACAGCTTTTTTAAGGTTATGGAGGCCTTGGGAATATCGATAGCAATGGAAATTCCATGGTAATGCGAAAGCGGAAAACATAAGGAATCTCCCGGGTAGGCCACCATATTTATCGTTAAATCTCCCTCGCCCAAATATTCACAGCCGCCTGACTTAAACTCACATTCAGCCCGACCCTCGCGGCAGTGATTAATTTCCATAATATCGGCATTCGACATATTTTGGCGCTTAAACCCATCAGACATGTGGAAATCATTGTAATAGACTTCAACACCCGGAAAGATGCTGTAATATGTAATCACTCCGTTACCTGTTTTATTTTCAATGTAGTATACAGTACAAATCTCGTTTTGCGATAGTACACGCATTTCATTTCCGGTCAGTTCTGTTTTTATACGGTTATCCGAACAATAACTTGCCGATTTATTTTTATGTCTCTTTACTCGCGCATCTCTGGGCTTTTCTGCGTCTGCAGGTATTGCCCATGAATGTCCAAAGCGAACAACGCCATCAATACGGTTTTCATCACACAGTCTTTGGATGCGGCGTTCAGAAATATCCCAATTTCCGGCTGCTTCTTTAATCGAAATATAATTAAACATGATTTCCTCCCGATCAGTGATGGGTAGATTATATACGGGAAAACGAAGACCTGAATGTCGTATGTTTCGCAATTTCAGCTAAATTGTATGCGATTTGCTCCGGTTTCTGGACTGCCAACGCTAGAATGGATCAACTCATCGTTTTCTTTTTGCGGATTAGATTTTGACTCAATACGAACACCGGTTTACTTGTAAAACCGGCCCGTCTTTATTCATCTATTAACACTCTGGAAACTCTGCTTTCGGTTCTGTCAATGATTTCTTGCGGATACCCCAGGTACTTCATAATCTTGATTGCATTTTTGGTCTTAGAGCTTCCTCCTTTTATTTTATAATCAAAAGAGATTTCCTTTTCGCTGATTTTTTCTGTAAAATAACAACATTGAAATACCCCTTCTAAAATTTCGGTAATTTCGAAATCATGCGTCGCTATTATTGTCAGAGCATGATTATGGGCCAGATAATTTAAGATTTCTGCCGAGGCATTAATTCGTTCAAGCGAATTCGTTCCCCGGAACATTTCATCGATAATACATAAACAAGGAAATTGACCCTCTGCTGCTGTTTTTACTATTTTCATCAAAGTCTCTGCTTCGGCCAGGTAGAAACTTTTACCCCCGACCAGATTATCTCCTTTACTGATAGATGTCATCAACTGAACAAAATGACCCCGGTAAGATTTGGCTAGACAGGTTCCTATCGTCTGGGCAAACAGGGCGTTTACCCCCAGGGTTCTTAAAAAGGTGGATTTTCCGGACATATTGCAGCCGGTAAGGATCACTCCGGCCTTTTCAATTTTTAAAGAGTTTGGAACCGGTTTTTGCAGAAGAGGATGAACCGCGTCAATCATTTCTATTGTTGCCGATTCTTTGCCTTGATCCGCAAGGTTATGATTAAAGACCGGTTCTGCATATTGACTGAGACTCTCCCGGTATGAGGCAATGGACAACAGCGCATCAATCTCACCGATAAGCAGATAGATGTTTCTCAAATGTTTCTGATTTTTCTTCAATTCATCCCTAACCGCATAAAAATTGCGCACGTCAATTAAAAAATAAATATTGACATATTCATAGATCGCTTTAACTGCCAGCTCCGTAGTGTCGGGAACAAATTTACCTGCTCTTTTCATCATTTTCGAGCAGAATTTCAATTCACCAGCTATTTTTTCTCCGTATTCCCTTTTCATTACCTGATCTTCAATCCTGGCGACCTTTTGGGCTGTCCCTAACAATGAGGCCAGATACCCCATAGCATAAAGCTCAGCCTCAATTACTTTTTTTAAACGGTAATAAATTAAAGCATTAATACAAGACACTCCCAAAATCCCCAATATCCCGATTTTGGGAATCAGAAATATGACCAGCAAGGCCAGTAATCCCATCACCGAAAATAGCATCCTGTACCGGCTCTGAGGAGGCAAATCTTCCCCAATCAAGGTCGTAATATATGCTCCAGCCTGCCTGCCTAAACGATCGAGCCTAATCTGAATTTTTTCCCTTACTTCCCTCTCCCGCTGGAAATCATTAATCAGATTTATTCTTTGCTCAATCCGCTTCTGTTCAAAAAGCGGCACTCTTAACATCTGATATAAAACCTGTTCTCCCGGAGAAGTCAGGGTTCGATCCAACGTTAAGAAAATTTTCTGCATGTCAAGATCATCCCAGGTCTGATCTTCCAGATAAAACTGCCTTTCTTTCTCATACAATGGGCGCTGCATTTTGAATAGTTTTTCTATATCATTGAAAAACCTTGTTCTGTCATCTTTTCGCCCCCACCTGTCTCTTAACGTTTTAAGCTTACGGTTGAACACCAGCTTACGGTGACAATAATAGCCGGCAGCCACCAAAGGTGGTATGATCGCCCATAAATAATAATACATATGGGTTACCGTATGTCCCAAGGTATATCCGAAATAGCTTAAGGCCAAACAACAGCCGGCCAGGATAATTTCTGCGAGTTTATAAGTCTGTTCATTTCTGTCATTTTTCTCCTGGTTCTCCGCATACCGGCGTACTCGTCTCTTCTTTTCTTGCACTCCTAGCCTCCCCTTTTCTTCGGACTAATCAATCTAATCAATTTATTTGTCGATACGGATTTCCGCAGGCTGATCATCGATACTGCTGCGATTGATGTTAACAGCTTGCCTTGCCATTTTACCTTTTTGCTCAAATACGCATCCAATCTCTAAAGAATTCCACACTATTTTTTGTTTTCCTTTCGATTTATTGTCTTTTCCGTCTGATCTATACCGTTCCTATGAGAACTTTAGACAGCTTGTCCCAAATTCGTCACCGGTGACGAATTTTGGACAAGCTGTCTAGAAGATAACTAAAAAGCTAACCTAATTTAGTAGTGAAAACAATTGACTTACCGCTTGCTCTGGGTCATTTGGAAAAAGATAGAAACAGCACAAGAGACTCTAACATGATTATACTTTATAAACATATTTTACTAGAATTAAAAAAATATATAAAAGTACAAACTAATGCTATGATTAAAAGATTTTTATTCTATGGATTTATCGGTTGGTGTACCGAAATCATGTGGACCGGTTTGAATTCCTTGATGGAAGGCGACCTTCGTCTGATGGGTTTCACTAATCTTTGGATGTTTCTGATCTATGGCTGTGCTGTCTTTCTAGAACCTTTACATGATCGGATCACAGGCTGGAGGTGGCCAATACGTGGTTTATTGTGGTTGATGATGATTTGGGGGATAGAATATCTGAGCGGTCTCATCCTGATCAGCATCCTGGGGGTCTACCCGTGGCGTTATACCGATCCTCTGGCCGTAAACGGTTTAATCACCTTGAGTTTTGCACCGGTTTGGTTCATCGGAGGACTGCTCTTTGAAAAGCTACACCTTATCTTGGACCATACTGAAATCCAAACCCGGTTTTCTTTCCATCGACCAAAGAACCCTAAAGAAAATCTTTAGGGCAGGTACCTTTTCGATTTTAAATGATGTTTTTAGCAAACATTCCTAAACAACGATTAAACAAATCGGGTTCTTCCCAGAATGGGAGATGGCCGCTCTGATCGAACCAGTTGAATTGAACCTGCGGGGGTAACTGTTCATATTTAAACAGCACCCTCCTTTGATTATCTCTAATAGAGATTTTTCGTTAAACTACTCTTCAAAAGATAGATTTTGGGGATAATCTGCAAACACCTCATGAGGATCAAATTCAGTGGCCGGTACATTGCGGTCTACCTCCTGAACGCTGACGTTATCCAGCCACACTTGCCCTTTGCCGGTCAGTAGTACTCCGATATTGAGAATGGCTGCATTTTCAGGTACATCCAATACACAGGAATAGTGGTTCCATTCCGTTGTTCCGACAATTGGCCGACTTTGCATATTATCCAGTTTCAAGGCGACGCTTAAAGCACTATCTATCCTCATCCATAATCCACACCAGCCAGCGACATCCTGAGTTTTTACGAAACCGGAAAAACGAACTCTCTTGTCCAAGAATTTTTTGGCGCTAAATTGCTGCATGATCGTTGCGTATTCCCCAATCCCAAATTCATCGGCAATGGATTTTATCGTTGAAGATTTTGTGCCTGTGTTATAAATTTTATGGTCAATACTTACTTGATATTTTTCAGGGGCCGTCCCTGTTATCATCCATCCTTTGATTTCTGTCTGATTATTCATATTGGCACCCCCTGTAATTAAATCCTTAATCGCTGTCCTGTATTTTCCTGGCGGTAATTGATAAACGCTTTTAAAAGCTCTTGTAAAAGCCTCCTGCGACTCGAAACGGAAATTCACGGCAATGTCGAGTATAGAAATGTTAGTGGTAAGCAGGAGAGATGCGGCGTTTGCGAGTCTGCGTTTTCTAATGTAGTCATATATTGGCATGCCGATTTCGCTTTGAAATGTCCTGTGAAAATAAAACTTTGAAAACCCAGTGATATTCGCAATTTTATCTAAAGACAATTTTTCGCACAAATTCATCTCAATATAATTTATCGCAGTCTGAATTTCCTGACTGTGCGTCACCACCTTCACTTCCTTACGCTAAGCATTATAACATGGAATCCTGTTACATATTTGATTATTCTTGCCTTCTTATTAATTCAAGACTTGATCATATTATTGTTTGGGTTATGCGGGATTGCGTCTTTCCCGTTGAAAGCGGTAAAGACAGTATAACCATGATTTTATTGCTGTCCATTGTGAAAATCTCCTGAATTTAGGGGGTTAGGATTGCTCTTATCTATGTGAAAAGCCCCAAACGCGGTAGGCCATTGCCGCGTCGGGGCTTGGAAATTTTTGTAGAATTGTTCACGGTTTTGGGGTATAATATTTGTTTAGAAATGATGATGGAGGTCCAGTACATGAAGCAAGTTGTTTTTGGCGGATTGCTATTTGTCGGCGGTAGCGTTATCCTTGTCATGGGACAAAGTGAAGCTCCATACATTGGTGCTTTTTTTATGTTGGTAGGCTTGGCCGTTGGCATATTTGGCTTGATGCGCAAAGAGAAATAACTCGTTGGAAACGGCGGGACAAATGCTGCGGTTACATTATGGAAACGGACACGAACCTTCCAAGAGAAAAAGCCATTGAATTACTCAATGGCTTTGATGTTCTTTGCCCCAACTGCGGCGCGGCCTTACCATCCTTGAATAATTTCTAGAAGAATTATTACTCCGCATACCAATATGATTGCTAATAATGATAAGATTAAATAACTGTCCTCGCTCAAGAACCTCGCGATGAGGGGATCATTGTATCTGGATTTCAGGTAATACATTCCGGTTTCTTTATCATACTGGTATCCGGCATAAGTGATGTTGTTATTGACATTTCCCGTTTGTTCCAGGATGTTGCCAAAGGCGTCATAGTAATAGCTTTATTAAAAAGAAAGGGCGGTGAATGATTATTTATTTCAAAATAGTACCTTACCCGTGCGAAATAACTTCCGGAATTATTATTGCCGCCAAGATTAATAGTGTAATTATTAATGTGAAAATTAATCTAATCACCTTTTTTCTCTTTTTAGGATCAGATTTTGAGTCAAGATATGCACCGATCATGATTAGAATAACTGCAATAAAAGCTATTATTGTTATAAGCAAAATTAACCAAGGATAATATGATTTGAAAAGCTCAGCTGTTTGTAAGAATTTTGCAAAAGCAGCTAATATTATACCTGGAACTAAAAGCCATTGACCGTATCTTATTATGTTATGATGCTTATTTGGTTTGTGCAAAAGTTCAAAAACTAACAAAACACCTAAAATTAACACAAAAATTATATAAACTGGTGCGGGTAAATAACTAAATGTCATATAATCGTACTCCTCCGATTATTTAAAAAATGTTCTTTTTATATAGTTCCCCGTAAGTCCTACCAATGTTCCGACTACAATACCCGTAACAAGTGATCCTCCTAATGCAGCAGTTACTCCTCCTACCACAGCCCCAACAGCTACCGCAGCCGCTTTATAAAAGTTATTTCCTTGATAACTCTGGTAGTCATCAATAACATCTATTGCAACAGAAACAACTGGTACTGTGCGTTTTGTAACTTTCAATACATCCGCAACGGTTGAGGCTTTTGGCAATGCATTTATCTTACGTTCGAGTGCTTCATTAACTGATTCTGTAACGGTATTTTTAAATAATTCCTTAGTTATAGTCCCTAACCCCACCGCGGTCGTTCCACCAGGACCTGCTGAACTGCCTGAATTACTGGAATTATTATTTGTACTGCTATTTGTTTTGCCGCTCGAATTGCTATTTGTTTTGCTGCTTGAGTTAGAGTTAGAGTTAGAGTTAACATTATTCGACGGTTTTGAAGAAGTATTTGAACTTCCTGTTGACGAGCTTGAAGAACCGTTTTGCGGCCTGTACTTTGTTACATCTATTTTTGTTCCTACAGACATGGTATTAGGGTCACCGGAATAATTCAGTTCTTTCCAATTACCTCCCCAGCCCGTGTAGTAATTAGCCAGGCTCCATAAGGTATCCCCGGGTTCGGCTGTCTCATATACTCTTCCGTTTACAATTGTTTGTTTCCAACGTCCGCTTGGATCAAAATACATCAACGGTTCATTATGACAATACGTATAGAGATTTAAACTTAACGGATCATTTTGATCTCCCCAATAACTGTCCTCGCTCAAGAACCTCGCGATGATGGGATCATAGTATCTGGATTGCAGGTAATACATTCCGGTTTCTTTATCATACTGGTATCCGGAATAAGTGATGTTGTTATTGACATTTCCCATTTGTTCCAGGATGTTGCCAAAGGCATCATAGTAGTATGTTGCCTGTATCGTTCCGGTGGCATCTATCAGTGCGGTTACATCTGCGTGCCCATTGTACATGTAGTAAAGGGTTGTTCCCTGAACTGTGCGGGAGATGAGGTTGGTCCCGTAGAGGTTTCGGGCTATCTGATTGCCCAGCCCGTCCAGTTCCAGAACGATCTTGTCTCCCTCATACACATATTTCGCCACTTGCCCGTTGACATCCTTCCGCACTCTAAACCCTTCGCCGTTGTAGGCGTTGGTCACGTTGGTTCCGTCAGGCATACCGGTTCCGATAAGTCTGTTTAAAGAGTCAAAGGTATTGGTCATTGTTTCGGTTGTCCCGGCAATGCCGTTTTGATATGCAGTGGTGCTTACATTG harbors:
- a CDS encoding ATP-binding cassette domain-containing protein, whose translation is MDGIRIERLNKNYSDHKGAMFSVLSDINLKISPGQLVSVTGESGTGKSTLARIVLGIEKPDSGKVVLDGRSVPELKPSEYRQFRSKIQAVFQDTGGTLNPKLSVYHNVEEALVNLTGLSKSERKKRIFELMSLVGMDKKLLKVPTKQLSGGEQRRLSLLRALSVHPKYLVLDEVLGGLDLISQNSVLGLLEAYHKEYRFGCLLITHHKAGAYRISDKVLVMKNGRIAREGVAQ
- a CDS encoding ABC transporter permease; amino-acid sequence: MKRIKILQIGGPILVLALCCFGYLFAPNDPYFADMANRLVRPCSAYPLGTDILGRCTLSRLLYGGRTTIGIVALGCLCVAILGMVTGLLISRPKDKQGVLFESILNAVTAIPPIAYLIIFIAAWGNGILTMLVAITLSLFLRLIKLVKTRAEIEMGRAYVMCAVTSGAGRLRVLFWQILPNLVSDVIRFICLSCADMVLAIVGFSFIGLGLGDHVIDWGSMVSDSNQMMLSYPGLTLYPVVFIFLSTLSFHLLGRAASKEGGYYA
- a CDS encoding MutS-related protein, coding for MQEKKRRVRRYAENQEKNDRNEQTYKLAEIILAGCCLALSYFGYTLGHTVTHMYYYLWAIIPPLVAAGYYCHRKLVFNRKLKTLRDRWGRKDDRTRFFNDIEKLFKMQRPLYEKERQFYLEDQTWDDLDMQKIFLTLDRTLTSPGEQVLYQMLRVPLFEQKRIEQRINLINDFQREREVREKIQIRLDRLGRQAGAYITTLIGEDLPPQSRYRMLFSVMGLLALLVIFLIPKIGILGILGVSCINALIYYRLKKVIEAELYAMGYLASLLGTAQKVARIEDQVMKREYGEKIAGELKFCSKMMKRAGKFVPDTTELAVKAIYEYVNIYFLIDVRNFYAVRDELKKNQKHLRNIYLLIGEIDALLSIASYRESLSQYAEPVFNHNLADQGKESATIEMIDAVHPLLQKPVPNSLKIEKAGVILTGCNMSGKSTFLRTLGVNALFAQTIGTCLAKSYRGHFVQLMTSISKGDNLVGGKSFYLAEAETLMKIVKTAAEGQFPCLCIIDEMFRGTNSLERINASAEILNYLAHNHALTIIATHDFEITEILEGVFQCCYFTEKISEKEISFDYKIKGGSSKTKNAIKIMKYLGYPQEIIDRTESRVSRVLIDE
- a CDS encoding ABC transporter ATP-binding protein, translating into MLKVDGLSVKARNGMLLLDNASLAVASGHIIGLTGASGSGKTTLLKSIMGMLDRNCSMIKGRIVVDNEEISKLGTKERRELCGKTIGFIPQNPMTAFDPRVKIGTQMRETLSIRLGISKSDADSLNAEKLMALNLKDCKRILRSYPGQLSGGMLQRIAVALMLALQPEYILADEPTSALDEDNREILTRILKKQREKTGILFLSHDVDALSALCETVFVMEHGKITETGTMEKLLSAPREKWTREFAAAHRKVEERNFIWTEYELNA
- a CDS encoding ABC transporter substrate-binding protein, which produces MKNKFMSRLLPLGICLVLLSTVFAGCGNPSSEATSGKEKKTLTLAVGAELTTLYPLNMDAQNLSATRLCYEELVKYEDGKIEPWLAKSWSFSENGCDLTFKLREDVTFHDGEKFNAQAVKDNFISKNKNPNFRAWMGVVNIKEIEVVDDYTVTFRYGTPYFGYLNDFAYREVMVCVSPKVIEEGNFQTMKGVVGTGPYVYSEVKDGEYVQFVKNKNYWGEEPYYDEIIVKYIPEASARLLALQKGEIDMIYGSTLISWDDYKQATAHDKIKGIVSPVDTKTVSVVLNAVNPMLSDKSVREAMAYGIDKQAICDGLFYGNQNPAPDLFPDGNFLSDVKLNTVRTYDKGKAEQLLDSAGWKMNRSTGLREKDGKTLSFKLTYDSGEAMNKMLATTIKSQLKGIGIDVQTQGQDMMTWWKEGVAGNYGLIIWGTEENTEPQINFPKMINSSPHTPSLKAIAGNDKFLADIQETLVTNDQAKVNELFGRILNFSNDNVLELPLYYGKDMILFNQDKIEDYVFTDTPSMFEIDNIKPAQ
- a CDS encoding helix-turn-helix domain-containing protein; translated protein: MFNYISIKEAAGNWDISERRIQRLCDENRIDGVVRFGHSWAIPADAEKPRDARVKRHKNKSASYCSDNRIKTELTGNEMRVLSQNEICTVYYIENKTGNGVITYYSIFPGVEVYYNDFHMSDGFKRQNMSNADIMEINHCREGRAECEFKSGGCEYLGEGDLTINMVAYPGDSLCFPLSHYHGISIAIDIPKASITLKKLFDTLGNVKIDFERIRKKTASDTGRFIMRATDSIQHIFSELYNAPDEMREGYIKLKLVELFMFLSSIDETKITEKRQYFYKPQVDTIKEMRKFLIEHLENRYKLVELSKKFSIPITSMKLCFKGIYGVPILTYMREYRLQAAAEMLRNSSLSIAEISEKIGYKNPAKFSSVFQKAMKLSPSDYRRKFCLQGTESDFGD
- a CDS encoding ABC transporter permease encodes the protein MLKVKQWRYMARRISVMIFSLLFVTLLSFMLMRLSPVDPAAAYVMRNSAIVTEEQITAARIELGLDKPLAIQYFTWVKDALGGEFGISLASGKPVLTELSKSIPVSLRVVGVSAVLMISGVLLFGCLQYLTRERLAGKALTVLSIIGISIPAFYLALLFIQYFAFQSDFISVTGNTGLMKYLPAALCLSVGGAAFYSQMLAGSLEKEMNEDYVFFARCRGLKEERILLFHALPHAVIDLVPNFAQMIGLCLAGAAIVERVFSLPGLGYLIVHSVINRDAPLIHASVLFLAIMLVLLDFAATILQWYLRRDIRIKEAKE